From a single Anaerolineaceae bacterium oral taxon 439 genomic region:
- a CDS encoding sugar ABC transporter substrate-binding protein produces the protein MLRKTWLFVSIALILFISASFSSAIAAEKLIVGIWDSNQQSGIQKILDEWTAVSGIEAETQVTTWNEYWTVLEAGASGGTLPDVFWMHSNVSQKYMENGILLDLTDQIAKSEVIKLENYYADIVNLYSYDGKHYAIPKDIDTIGLWYNKTYFDEAGLDYPDESWTWETLREAAKKLTREDGSVYGYAINTSNNQDSYYNLIYSYGGSVISDDKKTSKMDDPKTIEAMEVVEGMIQDGSVPDLQTLSENGTQVLFESGKAAMVTQGSWMVPAFRDNEYTAANCDVAVLPSGPESRVSIYNGLGWAADANGKNPDAAWSLIEYLGSKEAQLRQAELGVTMSAYKGTSDAWKNSVPGFDLHAYLDMLDAKLVIRPYSRNTTVWETMIQQDLGPVWTGNKTMADALKDIAAKMNAILAEE, from the coding sequence ATGCTTAGAAAAACATGGTTGTTTGTTTCCATCGCGCTCATCCTTTTTATCAGTGCCAGCTTCTCATCCGCCATCGCCGCGGAGAAACTGATCGTCGGAATCTGGGACTCGAATCAGCAGTCCGGAATACAGAAGATTCTCGACGAATGGACCGCTGTCAGCGGGATTGAAGCCGAGACCCAGGTAACGACCTGGAACGAGTACTGGACCGTTCTCGAAGCCGGAGCTTCCGGCGGAACGCTGCCGGATGTTTTCTGGATGCATTCAAACGTATCCCAGAAATACATGGAAAACGGGATCCTTCTCGACCTGACCGACCAGATCGCGAAAAGCGAAGTCATCAAGCTGGAAAATTATTACGCCGATATCGTCAACCTTTATAGCTATGACGGGAAGCACTACGCAATTCCGAAGGATATCGATACGATCGGTCTCTGGTACAACAAGACGTATTTCGACGAAGCCGGCCTTGACTACCCCGATGAAAGCTGGACCTGGGAAACGCTGCGTGAAGCTGCGAAAAAGCTGACGCGAGAAGACGGGAGCGTATACGGCTACGCCATCAACACGTCCAATAATCAGGACAGCTACTACAATCTCATCTACAGCTACGGCGGGTCGGTCATCAGCGACGACAAGAAAACGTCGAAAATGGACGATCCGAAGACAATCGAAGCCATGGAAGTTGTCGAGGGCATGATTCAGGACGGTTCCGTCCCGGATCTTCAGACACTTTCCGAAAACGGGACGCAGGTTCTCTTCGAATCGGGAAAAGCCGCAATGGTGACCCAAGGCTCCTGGATGGTTCCGGCGTTCCGCGACAACGAATATACCGCCGCAAACTGCGATGTCGCGGTTTTGCCGAGCGGTCCCGAATCCCGCGTTTCGATTTATAACGGGCTCGGGTGGGCGGCTGACGCGAACGGAAAAAACCCCGACGCGGCCTGGAGTCTGATTGAATATCTCGGATCAAAAGAGGCGCAGCTGCGCCAGGCGGAGCTTGGCGTAACGATGTCAGCGTATAAAGGGACCTCCGACGCATGGAAAAACAGCGTTCCGGGTTTCGACCTGCATGCCTATTTAGACATGCTGGACGCGAAGCTCGTCATCCGTCCCTACTCGCGAAACACGACCGTCTGGGAAACCATGATCCAGCAGGACCTTGGCCCAGTCTGGACCGGAAATAAAACGATGGCCGACGCATTGAAAGATATCGCTGCAAAAATGAACGCGATTCTGGCCGAAGAATAA
- a CDS encoding sugar ABC transporter permease, translated as MKKEESMAAIRKATRQQREEFFWGWLFILPTMVGLTVLNIIPIFQTIYQSFFKTGDFGRGNIFVGLSNYQRLLADADVWQALINTLKYAVVEVVFSVSLSLVLAVFLNKKIRFRAGYRTIFFLPMIAAPAAVAMVWRWLYNSDFGLLNNLFRTHINWISNPGYAIFFIAVIGIWSILGYNIVLFLAGLQEIPKDFYEASSIDGATGISQFFHITLPLLSPTIFFVVITRVIGALQVFDLIFMVIDITNPALTKTQSLVYLFYRYSFTQANRGYGSTIVVLLLLVIMVVTVFQMIGQKKWVFYN; from the coding sequence ATCAAAAAGGAGGAATCTATGGCGGCGATCCGTAAAGCGACCCGTCAGCAGCGGGAAGAATTTTTCTGGGGATGGCTGTTTATCCTGCCGACAATGGTCGGGCTTACCGTCCTCAATATTATTCCGATTTTTCAAACAATTTATCAGAGCTTCTTCAAAACCGGCGATTTCGGACGCGGAAATATATTCGTCGGATTATCGAACTATCAACGGCTTTTAGCCGACGCGGACGTTTGGCAGGCGCTCATCAATACGCTCAAATACGCGGTTGTCGAAGTCGTTTTTTCGGTTTCGCTCTCGCTCGTTCTCGCGGTCTTCCTGAATAAAAAAATCCGATTCCGCGCCGGATACCGGACGATCTTCTTCCTTCCGATGATCGCCGCACCGGCCGCTGTCGCGATGGTCTGGCGCTGGCTGTATAATTCAGATTTCGGACTGCTGAACAACCTGTTCAGAACGCATATCAACTGGATTTCGAACCCAGGCTACGCAATCTTCTTCATCGCCGTAATCGGGATCTGGTCAATTCTTGGATATAATATTGTCCTTTTCCTCGCCGGGCTTCAGGAAATCCCCAAAGATTTCTACGAAGCCTCATCGATCGACGGCGCAACCGGGATCAGTCAGTTCTTCCATATCACGCTCCCGCTTCTCTCGCCGACGATCTTCTTCGTCGTTATCACGCGCGTCATCGGCGCGCTCCAGGTTTTCGACCTGATCTTCATGGTCATCGATATCACCAATCCCGCACTGACAAAAACGCAGTCGCTCGTGTATCTTTTTTACCGTTATTCCTTTACGCAGGCGAATCGCGGGTATGGCTCGACAATCGTCGTTTTATTGCTGCTCGTGATCATGGTCGTCACGGTTTTCCAAATGATCGGGCAGAAAAAATGGGTATTCTATAACTGA
- a CDS encoding ureidoglycolate hydrolase: protein MKTILAKPLSKEAFEPFGTYSDFFEPSGSGLGDFYPDRLQIPVARGVPFGFSPLVVRKPEKYLVDTAEYHNFSGEILVPIDGDIIIHVAPASNEKVPERTEAYIVPMGTVVHLLPGVWHYCPFSIERPIVHCLIGLPVRTYMTDVVVVHYDESEQIEIKRN, encoded by the coding sequence ATGAAAACCATCCTCGCGAAACCGCTGTCGAAAGAAGCGTTCGAACCGTTCGGTACCTATTCAGACTTTTTCGAGCCGAGCGGATCAGGACTGGGCGATTTTTATCCGGACAGGCTGCAAATTCCGGTCGCGCGCGGCGTCCCGTTCGGGTTTTCGCCGCTCGTCGTCCGAAAGCCGGAAAAATATCTCGTCGACACCGCGGAATATCATAATTTCAGCGGAGAGATCCTCGTCCCGATCGACGGCGATATCATAATCCATGTCGCGCCCGCCTCGAACGAAAAGGTTCCGGAACGGACCGAAGCGTATATCGTCCCGATGGGAACCGTTGTGCATCTTCTTCCCGGCGTTTGGCACTATTGCCCGTTCTCGATCGAACGCCCGATTGTGCACTGCCTGATCGGGCTGCCGGTCCGAACGTACATGACGGACGTCGTTGTCGTTCACTACGACGAGTCCGAACAAATCGAAATCAAACGAAACTAA
- a CDS encoding DNA methyltransferase — MREGLDETLIYEILAVVEEIPAGSVASYGQIAKLIGRAKNSRLVGNVLKLAGYYGDYPCHRVVNHAGRLAPGFPEQRTRLLEEGVGFKDNGCVDMIKYRWNC; from the coding sequence ATGCGGGAAGGACTGGATGAAACGCTGATCTACGAAATCCTTGCAGTCGTTGAAGAAATTCCGGCTGGTTCCGTCGCCTCCTATGGCCAGATCGCGAAACTGATCGGACGCGCGAAAAATTCGCGCCTTGTCGGAAACGTTCTGAAACTGGCGGGATATTACGGCGACTACCCCTGCCATCGCGTCGTGAACCATGCCGGAAGATTGGCCCCGGGCTTCCCGGAACAAAGGACACGCCTACTTGAAGAGGGCGTCGGATTTAAGGATAACGGCTGCGTGGACATGATAAAATACCGGTGGAACTGCTGA
- a CDS encoding ABC transporter permease, with product MQQKKSWTKSFDQHTLLLFLLSVLIIAFMGFYKPKFLGNANLQSMLVQLPEYGILAFGMMIAMVSGGIDLSLVGIANLSGIVAAVVMLRFGGTPAAITAGICCALAVGVLCGMFNGFLIGYLKIPAMLVTLSGLQVFSGLCLIITKGPAITGLPESFAKIANATFFGVIPYSALVFILIVAALSYLMNQTVFGRQLYLMGTNTVAASFTGINILRTTVRAYVLSGILGAIAGILMASHYNSAKSDYGSSYTLLTLLIVVLGGIDPNGGDGKTQGVVFSIILLQLVSSAFNILRINAFIKTFAWGLILIFVLAVLNIPKIIREQKKG from the coding sequence ATGCAACAAAAGAAATCCTGGACAAAATCATTCGATCAGCATACGCTGCTCCTGTTCCTGCTGTCCGTTCTGATTATCGCGTTCATGGGGTTTTATAAACCGAAATTTTTAGGAAACGCCAACCTTCAAAGCATGCTCGTCCAGCTTCCCGAATACGGGATCCTGGCGTTCGGCATGATGATCGCGATGGTTTCCGGCGGAATCGACCTGTCGCTCGTCGGAATCGCGAATCTTTCCGGGATCGTCGCCGCCGTCGTCATGCTCAGGTTCGGCGGGACGCCTGCCGCGATTACCGCCGGGATCTGCTGCGCGCTGGCGGTCGGCGTCCTCTGCGGCATGTTCAACGGTTTCCTGATCGGTTATTTGAAAATTCCGGCCATGCTGGTAACGCTGAGCGGGCTTCAGGTTTTCTCCGGGCTCTGCCTGATTATTACCAAAGGGCCGGCGATCACCGGACTTCCCGAATCCTTTGCGAAAATCGCGAACGCGACCTTTTTCGGCGTTATTCCGTATTCGGCGCTCGTTTTTATCCTGATCGTCGCCGCGCTGAGCTACTTAATGAACCAGACGGTTTTCGGAAGGCAGCTGTACCTGATGGGGACGAATACCGTCGCCGCGTCGTTTACCGGAATCAATATCCTGCGGACGACAGTCCGCGCCTACGTCCTCTCCGGGATCCTCGGGGCCATTGCCGGAATCCTGATGGCTTCGCATTATAATTCGGCGAAATCCGATTACGGCTCCTCTTATACGCTGCTGACGCTGCTGATCGTCGTTCTGGGCGGGATCGATCCGAACGGCGGCGACGGGAAAACGCAGGGCGTCGTCTTTTCGATCATCCTGCTGCAGCTTGTATCTTCCGCTTTTAACATTCTGCGAATCAACGCCTTTATCAAAACGTTCGCATGGGGATTGATCCTGATCTTCGTCCTCGCCGTTTTGAACATCCCGAAAATCATCCGTGAACAAAAGAAAGGATAA
- a CDS encoding N-acetylneuraminate lyase → MKDLTKYQGIFPAFYACYDEQGNISPERVRALTEYFVNKGVTGLYVGGSSGECIYHSVAERKLVLENVASQAAGRIVIIAHVACNNTADSMELAAHAESLDVDAIAAIPPIYFKLPDRAIAKYWNDISSAAPHTDFIIYNIPQLAGVSLNKALLRTMLQNPNVIGVKNSSMPVQDIEDWRDEGVIVFNGPDEQLLPGLTAGAVGGIGGTYGSMPCLYLKIFNLVKEGKAVEALPIMDGCRSVINLMCSARGNLYAVLKAVIRINEGIDAGSVRPPLMALVPEDMAIVEEAARRIKELEAKFL, encoded by the coding sequence ATGAAAGACCTTACAAAATATCAGGGAATTTTTCCTGCATTCTATGCCTGTTATGACGAGCAGGGTAATATTTCTCCCGAACGAGTGCGAGCTCTTACCGAATATTTTGTAAACAAAGGCGTTACCGGGCTTTATGTCGGCGGATCTTCCGGTGAATGTATTTACCATTCCGTAGCGGAACGTAAACTGGTCCTGGAAAATGTAGCGTCTCAGGCAGCCGGACGGATCGTGATCATTGCCCATGTTGCATGCAACAACACCGCGGATTCCATGGAACTGGCCGCTCACGCGGAAAGTCTCGATGTAGATGCGATTGCGGCGATCCCGCCGATCTACTTTAAACTGCCCGACCGTGCCATCGCTAAATACTGGAATGACATTTCCTCTGCAGCTCCGCATACGGATTTCATTATCTATAACATTCCCCAGCTTGCCGGTGTGTCACTGAATAAAGCCCTGCTGCGGACAATGCTGCAGAATCCCAACGTGATCGGCGTCAAGAATTCCTCCATGCCGGTTCAGGATATCGAAGACTGGCGGGATGAAGGAGTAATCGTCTTCAACGGTCCGGATGAACAGCTGCTGCCCGGTCTGACTGCGGGCGCCGTCGGCGGAATCGGCGGCACTTATGGTTCAATGCCCTGCCTGTATCTGAAGATCTTCAATCTGGTGAAGGAAGGCAAGGCGGTTGAGGCTCTGCCAATCATGGATGGCTGCAGAAGCGTTATTAATTTGATGTGTTCGGCAAGGGGGAATCTCTATGCCGTACTGAAGGCTGTAATTCGCATCAATGAAGGGATCGATGCTGGAAGCGTTCGTCCGCCGTTGATGGCTCTTGTGCCTGAAGATATGGCGATCGTGGAAGAAGCTGCAAGGCGCATTAAGGAACTGGAAGCTAAGTTTTTGTAG
- a CDS encoding ABC transporter permease, whose translation MNEKLKQKFFSNEAIVVYLIVLLSAVIGFANPTFLSPATGINLLRTMLVTLIFALCEMIVIVSGGIDVSFPAVSCLTMIATIRFLLETGIDSIPLTYALGILIGAGFGALNAFLITILRIPPLIATLAVSSITSGATLAFLGTKIYTDLPEKIDTMHKISLFTYTNEAGNEYAMTALILVPVFLCALIYFLLRHTMLGRGMYAIGGDVQAAHIVGFNVTKTRFFVYILSGAIAGIGAITYMILMRVADPKVLMGEEMMVIAAVVIGGTRITGGHGTVAGTILGVALLSLVKNNLIILGVPTHFQTFVVGMIIVFGTSITSIRAKRIAERAKI comes from the coding sequence ATGAACGAAAAACTGAAACAAAAATTTTTCAGCAACGAAGCGATCGTCGTCTACCTGATCGTCCTGCTCTCCGCCGTCATCGGATTCGCGAACCCGACGTTCCTTTCGCCCGCGACCGGAATCAACCTGCTGCGCACAATGCTGGTTACGCTGATCTTTGCGCTATGCGAAATGATCGTCATCGTTTCGGGCGGAATCGACGTCTCGTTTCCCGCCGTCTCCTGTCTGACGATGATCGCGACGATCCGCTTCCTTCTCGAAACCGGGATCGATTCGATTCCGCTGACGTACGCGCTCGGAATCCTGATCGGGGCCGGATTCGGCGCGTTGAACGCGTTCCTGATTACGATTCTTCGAATCCCGCCGCTGATCGCGACGCTCGCGGTCAGCTCGATTACCAGCGGCGCGACGCTCGCGTTTCTCGGAACGAAAATTTATACCGATCTCCCTGAAAAAATCGACACGATGCATAAGATCTCGCTTTTCACCTATACGAACGAAGCGGGGAACGAATACGCGATGACCGCGCTGATCCTCGTTCCTGTGTTCCTCTGCGCCCTGATTTACTTCCTGTTGCGGCATACGATGCTCGGGCGCGGCATGTACGCGATCGGCGGAGACGTTCAGGCCGCCCATATCGTCGGCTTCAACGTTACGAAGACGCGCTTCTTCGTCTATATTCTCTCCGGCGCGATCGCCGGGATCGGCGCGATTACGTACATGATCCTCATGCGCGTCGCCGATCCGAAAGTCCTGATGGGCGAGGAAATGATGGTCATCGCCGCTGTCGTTATCGGGGGGACCCGGATTACCGGCGGACATGGAACCGTCGCCGGAACGATTCTCGGCGTCGCGCTGCTTTCGCTGGTTAAGAACAACCTGATTATCCTCGGCGTCCCGACTCACTTTCAAACCTTCGTCGTCGGCATGATTATCGTTTTCGGTACGTCGATTACCTCGATTCGCGCCAAACGGATCGCGGAACGGGCTAAAATTTAA
- a CDS encoding dihydroxyacetone kinase subunit DhaK, with translation MKKIINDPKNFVPEMLEGIYAAHPNEVTYVNGDLHCLVNARKHAGKVGIATGGGSGHLPLFLGFVGDGMLDGCSIGDVFQSPSAEQMFAVTKEIDQGAGVLYIYGNYGGDILNFDMAAEMADFEADIRVESVVAGDDVASGERLAEGKKNTRRGVAGIFFVYKCAGAAAAKLKSLDEVKAVAEKVCANVRTMGVALSPCIVPRVGHPSFELAEDELEIGMGIHGEPGTRRGKMIAADEIAAEMMSKILPDLPYAQGDEVAVLVNGLGGTPLEEQYVVYRQIDKILKEKGIKVFHSYIGEYATSMEMAGFSISLLKVDAELKELLSAPADTPFFKQNQF, from the coding sequence ATGAAAAAGATTATTAACGATCCGAAAAATTTTGTTCCTGAAATGCTCGAAGGAATTTACGCAGCTCACCCGAACGAAGTCACGTACGTCAACGGCGACCTGCATTGTCTCGTCAACGCTCGGAAACACGCGGGCAAGGTCGGAATCGCGACCGGCGGCGGCTCGGGGCATCTTCCGCTTTTCTTAGGGTTTGTCGGCGACGGAATGCTCGACGGATGCTCGATTGGCGACGTCTTCCAGTCGCCCAGCGCGGAGCAGATGTTCGCTGTAACGAAAGAGATCGATCAGGGCGCGGGCGTTCTCTATATCTATGGGAATTACGGCGGCGATATCCTGAACTTCGATATGGCGGCTGAGATGGCCGATTTCGAAGCGGATATCCGCGTCGAATCCGTCGTCGCCGGCGACGACGTCGCTTCGGGCGAACGGCTCGCGGAAGGCAAAAAGAATACGCGCCGCGGCGTCGCCGGGATCTTTTTCGTCTATAAATGCGCCGGAGCAGCGGCGGCAAAGCTGAAATCGCTCGACGAGGTTAAAGCGGTCGCCGAAAAAGTCTGCGCAAACGTCCGAACGATGGGCGTCGCGCTCTCGCCCTGTATCGTTCCGCGCGTCGGTCATCCATCGTTCGAATTAGCCGAAGACGAACTTGAAATCGGAATGGGGATCCATGGCGAACCCGGAACGCGTCGGGGGAAGATGATCGCCGCGGACGAAATCGCCGCCGAAATGATGAGTAAGATTCTTCCCGACCTTCCGTACGCGCAGGGCGACGAAGTCGCCGTCCTCGTCAACGGCCTCGGCGGGACGCCGCTCGAAGAGCAGTACGTCGTATACCGCCAGATCGATAAAATCCTCAAGGAAAAAGGGATCAAAGTCTTCCACTCGTATATCGGCGAATACGCGACGTCGATGGAAATGGCCGGGTTCTCGATTTCGCTGCTGAAAGTCGACGCCGAGCTGAAAGAGCTGCTTTCCGCTCCGGCCGACACCCCGTTCTTCAAACAGAATCAGTTCTGA
- a CDS encoding sugar ABC transporter permease: protein MVKKHVRQSVGIHVILIVFSIVMLVPFLWMILTSFKTVSESTSVDPFVIFPTVWRLDAFKAVIENMNFLLLYKNTILLIFWRVAAAVATATMAGYAFGRLRFRGRDFAFSLVLLQMMVPSQIFVIPQYIMISKLNALNSMFGLVFPGLVTAFGTFLLRQAFMGLPRDLEEAAKLDGCNIGQTFLYIMLPLVRSNMVALGIFTSVFAYKDLLWPMIAAPRNASTTLAAALAKMQGQYGANFPQLMAASLLACLPMIVLYLLFQKQFIEGIATTGGKL, encoded by the coding sequence ATGGTCAAGAAACACGTCCGTCAGTCCGTCGGGATTCATGTCATCCTGATTGTCTTCTCGATCGTCATGCTCGTTCCATTTCTCTGGATGATCCTGACGTCGTTTAAAACCGTCTCCGAATCGACAAGCGTCGACCCGTTCGTGATCTTCCCGACGGTCTGGCGCCTCGATGCTTTTAAAGCCGTTATCGAGAATATGAACTTCCTGCTTCTATATAAGAATACGATCCTGCTGATTTTCTGGCGCGTCGCCGCCGCTGTTGCGACCGCGACGATGGCGGGATATGCGTTCGGGCGGCTGCGCTTCCGAGGCCGGGATTTTGCTTTCTCGCTCGTCCTGCTGCAGATGATGGTCCCATCGCAAATCTTTGTCATTCCGCAGTACATCATGATCAGCAAGCTGAACGCGCTGAACTCGATGTTCGGGCTGGTCTTCCCCGGCCTGGTCACAGCGTTCGGAACCTTCCTGCTGCGTCAGGCTTTCATGGGACTGCCGCGCGATCTTGAAGAGGCGGCGAAACTGGACGGCTGCAACATTGGACAGACCTTCCTGTATATCATGCTCCCGCTGGTCCGGTCGAACATGGTCGCGTTAGGAATCTTCACTTCCGTTTTCGCGTATAAAGACCTGCTCTGGCCGATGATCGCCGCGCCGCGGAACGCGTCGACGACGCTCGCCGCCGCTCTGGCGAAAATGCAGGGACAATACGGCGCCAACTTTCCGCAGCTGATGGCTGCGTCGCTGCTTGCCTGCCTGCCGATGATCGTTTTGTACCTGCTCTTCCAGAAGCAATTCATCGAAGGTATCGCCACCACCGGCGGGAAACTCTGA
- a CDS encoding 6-O-methylguanine DNA methyltransferase, whose protein sequence is MRYTHHYLSPLGGITIASDGSALTGLWFDGQKYFGAGLAKTHEEKSLPIFDQADRWLDLYFSGRAPDFTPALVLTATEFRKDIWGILMTIPFGRTRTYGDIAAQLAAQKGLPSMSAQAVGGAVGHNPISLIVPCHRVVGASGSLTGYAGGVDRKAKLLALENADTRKFFMSKKGTAL, encoded by the coding sequence ATGCGCTACACGCATCATTATTTATCGCCGCTTGGCGGAATAACGATCGCCAGCGACGGTTCAGCGCTGACCGGGCTATGGTTCGACGGTCAGAAATATTTCGGCGCTGGACTCGCGAAAACCCATGAAGAAAAAAGCCTCCCGATCTTCGATCAGGCGGATCGGTGGCTCGATCTTTATTTCAGCGGCCGCGCCCCGGATTTTACGCCAGCGCTCGTCCTGACGGCGACTGAATTCCGGAAAGACATCTGGGGAATCCTGATGACGATTCCGTTCGGACGGACGAGAACCTACGGCGATATCGCGGCTCAGCTCGCCGCGCAAAAAGGGCTTCCCAGTATGTCGGCGCAGGCGGTCGGCGGCGCCGTCGGGCACAACCCTATCTCGCTGATCGTCCCCTGCCACCGCGTCGTCGGGGCGAGCGGAAGCCTGACCGGATATGCGGGCGGGGTCGACCGGAAAGCGAAACTCCTTGCGTTGGAAAACGCGGACACGCGGAAATTCTTCATGTCGAAAAAAGGGACCGCGCTTTAA